Proteins encoded in a region of the Methylosinus trichosporium OB3b genome:
- a CDS encoding META domain-containing protein, protein MNKILTALVIGLSASALLATAQAKGKREAAKPKEEGGEPQQEQVLTYKPFPHNHIFNLQDINGKAPSADIWIRIDSTMRGSGFSGCKSWSGVFIVGANRLGPKAMPAVADAKCDPALQAIERDFWQVMLSGPFWDTQGSDLILKGSKGGVLRFSRSL, encoded by the coding sequence ATGAACAAAATTCTGACCGCCCTCGTCATCGGCCTTTCGGCGTCGGCTCTGCTCGCGACCGCGCAAGCGAAGGGCAAGCGCGAGGCGGCCAAGCCGAAGGAGGAGGGGGGCGAGCCGCAGCAGGAGCAGGTCCTCACCTATAAGCCGTTCCCGCATAATCATATTTTCAATCTTCAGGACATCAACGGCAAGGCTCCGTCGGCCGACATCTGGATCCGCATCGATTCGACGATGCGCGGCTCGGGCTTTTCGGGCTGCAAATCCTGGTCGGGCGTGTTCATCGTCGGCGCCAATCGGCTGGGGCCGAAGGCGATGCCGGCCGTCGCCGATGCGAAATGCGATCCGGCGCTGCAGGCGATCGAGCGCGATTTCTGGCAGGTCATGCTCTCCGGCCCGTTCTGGGACACGCAGGGCTCTGACCTCATCCTCAAGGGCTCCAAGGGCGGCGTGCTGCGTTTTTCGCGCTCGCTCTGA
- a CDS encoding 2-hydroxyacid dehydrogenase, producing the protein MAKKKPLVVVTRRLPEVIETRMCELFDTRLNVSDRPATREELVEAVRTADVLVPTITDRIDSGLIGQAGDQLKLIANFGNGVDHIDVASALRRSITVTNTPGVLTEDTADLTMALILAVARRLVEGARTIPDGGWSGWSPTWMLGHRITGKRLGIVGMGRIGQALARRAAAFGLSIHYHNRRRLPAEIEDQIEATYWESLDQMLARIDILSIHCPHTPATYHLLSARRLKQLRPHAILVNTARGEIVDENALIRMLEAEEISGAGLDVFEHEPAVSPKLLKLAKSGKVTLLPHMGSATNEGRVDMGEKVIINIKTFMDGHRPPDRVLPSML; encoded by the coding sequence ATGGCGAAAAAGAAGCCGCTCGTCGTGGTGACACGTCGGCTCCCCGAGGTGATCGAGACGCGCATGTGCGAATTATTCGACACGCGGCTCAATGTGTCGGACCGTCCGGCGACGCGCGAGGAGCTCGTCGAAGCCGTGCGCACCGCGGATGTGCTGGTGCCGACCATCACCGACCGGATCGATTCCGGCCTCATCGGCCAGGCCGGCGACCAATTGAAGCTCATCGCCAATTTCGGCAATGGCGTCGACCATATCGACGTCGCCTCGGCGCTGCGGCGGTCGATCACCGTCACCAACACGCCGGGCGTCCTCACCGAGGACACCGCCGATCTCACAATGGCGCTGATCCTCGCCGTGGCGCGCCGGCTGGTCGAGGGCGCGCGCACCATTCCGGACGGCGGCTGGTCCGGCTGGTCGCCGACCTGGATGCTCGGCCATCGCATCACCGGCAAGAGGCTCGGCATCGTCGGCATGGGCCGGATCGGCCAGGCGCTGGCGCGCCGCGCCGCGGCTTTCGGCCTGTCGATCCATTACCACAATCGCCGCCGCCTGCCGGCCGAGATCGAGGACCAGATCGAGGCGACTTATTGGGAATCGCTCGACCAGATGCTGGCGCGCATCGACATATTGTCGATCCACTGCCCGCATACGCCGGCGACCTATCACCTGCTCTCCGCCCGAAGGCTCAAGCAATTGCGCCCGCACGCCATTCTGGTCAACACGGCGCGCGGCGAGATTGTCGACGAGAATGCGCTGATCCGCATGCTCGAGGCGGAAGAAATTTCCGGCGCGGGGCTCGATGTGTTCGAGCACGAGCCCGCCGTCTCCCCCAAGCTGTTGAAGCTCGCCAAATCCGGCAAGGTGACGCTGCTGCCGCATATGGGCTCGGCCACCAATGAGGGCCGGGTGGACATGGGGGAGAAGGTCATCATCAACATCAAGACCTTCATGGACGGGCATCGCCCGCCCGACCGAGTCCTGCCCAGCATGTTGTGA
- a CDS encoding AAA family ATPase: protein MGAGRGAVPTLSVLAIAGYRSLHDLVVPLERLNIVTGPNGSGKSSLYRALRLLAQTAQGGLVASLAREGGLRSTLWAGPERIGRSVRAGAHPVQGTVRREAVSLKLGFGAEDFGYCIDLGFPSQPAGSFALDPVIKRECIWAGPAYRQSALLVDRRGPSLRCAGPTGALEPLPETLAGFESMMTEFSDPRDAPEMAAVRQKLRSWRFYDHFRTDSDAPCRRPQVGTHTPALADDGADLAAALETIRVIGDKRGLDDAIDDAFPGAAIEVIDTDGWFKIAMHQHGLLRALETSELSDGTLRYLILVAALLSPRPPELLVLNEPETSLHADLIAPLARLVERASRHSQTIVVTHDRRLVELLSEVRDAKLIELEKDFGETRVKGALDSRPRWEWPKR, encoded by the coding sequence ATGGGCGCCGGACGGGGAGCCGTGCCGACCCTCTCCGTCCTCGCCATCGCCGGTTATCGCTCGCTTCACGACCTCGTCGTTCCTCTCGAGCGCCTCAACATCGTCACCGGGCCGAACGGCAGCGGCAAATCGAGCCTCTATCGCGCCTTGCGTCTGCTGGCGCAGACCGCGCAGGGAGGACTCGTCGCTTCGCTCGCGCGCGAAGGCGGGCTGCGCTCGACGCTCTGGGCCGGGCCGGAGCGGATCGGCCGTAGCGTGCGGGCCGGCGCGCATCCGGTGCAGGGAACCGTGCGCCGCGAGGCTGTGAGCCTCAAGCTCGGCTTCGGCGCAGAGGATTTCGGCTATTGCATCGATCTGGGCTTTCCGTCGCAACCAGCGGGCTCCTTCGCGCTCGATCCGGTCATCAAGCGCGAATGCATCTGGGCGGGTCCGGCCTATCGACAATCCGCTCTGCTCGTCGACCGGCGCGGTCCGTCGCTGCGCTGCGCCGGTCCGACAGGCGCGCTGGAGCCGCTGCCGGAGACGCTGGCGGGCTTCGAGAGCATGATGACGGAATTCTCCGACCCCCGCGACGCGCCGGAAATGGCGGCCGTGCGCCAGAAGCTGCGCTCCTGGCGCTTTTACGATCATTTCCGCACCGATTCCGACGCGCCGTGCCGGCGTCCCCAGGTCGGCACCCACACGCCGGCGCTCGCCGACGACGGCGCCGATCTCGCTGCGGCGCTGGAGACGATTCGCGTGATCGGCGATAAGCGCGGATTGGACGATGCGATCGACGACGCCTTTCCCGGCGCCGCGATCGAGGTCATCGACACGGATGGCTGGTTCAAGATCGCGATGCATCAGCACGGCCTGCTGCGAGCGCTGGAGACGAGCGAGCTTTCGGACGGAACATTGCGTTATCTGATTTTGGTCGCCGCGCTGCTGTCGCCGCGGCCGCCGGAGCTGCTGGTGCTCAACGAGCCGGAGACGAGCCTGCATGCCGATCTGATCGCGCCGCTGGCGCGTCTCGTCGAGCGCGCCTCGCGCCACTCGCAGACGATCGTGGTGACGCATGATCGCCGGCTCGTCGAGTTGCTGAGCGAGGTCCGCGACGCGAAGCTGATCGAGCTCGAGAAGGATTTCGGCGAGACGCGCGTCAAAGGAGCGCTGGATTCACGCCCGCGCTGGGAGTGGCCGAAACGCTGA
- the aroB gene encoding 3-dehydroquinate synthase, translating into MNKAQAMGETEPARVGWPGDGRGGAILRAALAGRSIVLVGMMGSGKTSIGQRLAQRLSLPFKDADAEIVAAAAGMSIPDIFAKYGEAHFRDCERRVIARLLAGEPCILATGGGAFMDEGTRERIRERGLSLWFDAAHDVLLRRVRRKGDRPLLQTSDPAAVLRRLMDERYPVYRQADIAVLSRDVAHEVMVEETLAALYGWAKGEPENAASTADLARFMTSRPPPRAIEPQTVPVGLGDRAYDIVIGAGLLDQAGDHIARVAPGAACAIVTDGNVARLQLPVLRHSLEARGIRSSVIVVEPGEGSKSFPVFQSVCEQILEARIERRDVVVALGGGVVGDLAGFAAASVRRGSRFVQIPTTLLAQVDSSVGGKTGINTAQGKNLVGAFYQPSLVLADVDALATLPLREFRAGYAEIVKYGLIDDFFFFEWLESNASAVFADRAARVEAISVSCRAKAKIVARDETEQGDRALLNLGHTFGHAFERLVHYDSARLVHGEGVAIGLVCALRFSARLGMCSLQEAERVERHLTRVGLPTRIRDIPGWRADADSVLDAMFQDKKVEKGALTFVLLRGIGRSFVAKGVDVDAARSFLKDEMARE; encoded by the coding sequence ATGAACAAAGCGCAAGCAATGGGCGAGACCGAGCCGGCGCGGGTCGGCTGGCCGGGCGACGGACGCGGCGGCGCGATTTTGCGCGCCGCGCTCGCCGGCCGCTCGATCGTGCTCGTCGGCATGATGGGCTCCGGCAAGACCTCGATCGGCCAGCGTCTCGCGCAGCGGCTCTCCCTGCCGTTCAAGGACGCGGACGCGGAGATCGTCGCCGCTGCGGCGGGCATGTCGATCCCCGATATTTTCGCCAAATATGGCGAGGCGCATTTCCGCGACTGCGAGCGGCGCGTGATCGCGCGGCTGCTCGCCGGCGAGCCCTGCATTCTGGCGACCGGCGGCGGCGCCTTCATGGACGAAGGCACGCGCGAGCGAATCAGGGAGCGTGGCCTCTCTCTCTGGTTCGACGCCGCCCATGACGTTCTGCTGCGCCGCGTGCGTCGCAAGGGCGATCGTCCGCTGCTGCAGACCAGCGATCCCGCGGCCGTGTTGCGCCGGCTGATGGACGAGCGCTATCCGGTCTATCGGCAGGCGGATATCGCCGTGCTGTCGCGCGATGTCGCGCATGAGGTGATGGTGGAGGAGACTTTGGCGGCTCTCTATGGCTGGGCGAAGGGAGAGCCGGAGAATGCGGCCTCGACGGCGGATCTCGCTCGCTTCATGACCTCGCGGCCGCCGCCGCGCGCCATCGAGCCGCAGACGGTTCCGGTCGGCCTCGGCGACCGAGCCTATGACATCGTCATCGGCGCCGGCCTGCTCGATCAGGCGGGCGACCATATCGCCCGCGTCGCCCCGGGCGCGGCCTGCGCCATCGTCACCGATGGCAATGTCGCGCGGCTGCAGCTGCCGGTGCTGCGCCACAGCCTGGAGGCGCGCGGCATTCGCTCGAGCGTGATCGTCGTCGAGCCGGGCGAAGGCTCCAAATCCTTCCCGGTGTTCCAGAGCGTCTGCGAGCAGATTCTCGAGGCGAGGATCGAGCGGCGCGACGTCGTCGTCGCGCTCGGCGGCGGCGTCGTCGGCGATCTCGCCGGCTTCGCCGCGGCGAGCGTGCGGCGCGGATCGCGCTTCGTGCAGATTCCGACGACGCTGCTGGCCCAGGTCGATTCCTCGGTCGGCGGCAAGACCGGCATCAACACCGCGCAGGGCAAGAATCTCGTCGGCGCCTTCTATCAGCCGTCGCTGGTGCTGGCCGATGTCGACGCGCTCGCCACATTGCCGCTGCGCGAGTTCCGCGCCGGCTACGCCGAGATCGTCAAATACGGACTCATCGACGATTTCTTCTTCTTCGAATGGCTGGAGAGCAACGCCTCGGCCGTCTTCGCCGACCGCGCCGCGCGCGTGGAGGCCATTTCGGTGAGCTGCCGCGCCAAGGCGAAGATCGTCGCCCGCGACGAGACCGAGCAGGGCGACCGCGCGCTGCTCAATCTCGGCCACACCTTCGGTCATGCCTTCGAACGGCTGGTGCATTACGACAGCGCGCGGCTGGTGCATGGCGAGGGCGTCGCCATCGGCCTCGTCTGCGCGCTGCGCTTCTCGGCGCGGCTCGGCATGTGCAGCCTGCAGGAGGCCGAGCGCGTCGAGCGTCATCTGACGCGCGTCGGCCTGCCGACGCGCATTCGCGACATTCCCGGCTGGCGCGCCGACGCCGATTCGGTGCTCGACGCCATGTTCCAGGACAAGAAGGTCGAGAAGGGCGCTCTCACCTTCGTTCTGCTGCGCGGCATCGGCCGCTCCTTCGTCGCCAAGGGCGTCGATGTGGACGCCGCGCGCAGCTTCCTCAAGGACGAGATGGCGCGCGAGTAG
- a CDS encoding HlyC/CorC family transporter, with protein sequence MHGGADTGLDIDIWLASAIVLACVLLSAFFSASETALTAASHAHMHALEKEGDARARLVNRLLRQRNRMIAALLLGSTLVNIGGSAFTTSVLVYLTGESGAIYATIIMTVLLLVFAEVLPKTVAINHPDRLSLRVARVINVFVAVFGPLLIAVEAFVRAVLKLFGVEIGHGRTLLSPYDELKSAVDILHEEGTVERNWRDMFGGVLDLQILHVGDVMIHRTKMRTIDADLPPDEIVREVLASPFTRMPLWRDRPDNFIGVIHSKDLLRALDAVNADFSKLDIDDIALEPWFVPESTSLEDQLQAFLKRKTHFALVVDEYGEVMGLVTLEDILEEIVGDIRDEHDLAMQGVRPQPDGSVLVDGAVPVRDLNRVMEWSLPDEEATTIAGLVIHEAAAIPEAGQVFNFHNFRFEVMRKMRNRITVLKVTPAEAKPPE encoded by the coding sequence ATGCACGGCGGCGCCGACACAGGACTCGACATCGACATCTGGCTCGCCTCGGCCATCGTGCTGGCCTGCGTGCTGCTGTCGGCTTTCTTCTCGGCCTCGGAGACGGCGCTGACCGCGGCCTCTCATGCGCATATGCATGCGCTGGAGAAGGAGGGCGACGCGCGGGCGAGGCTGGTCAATCGCCTGCTGCGCCAGCGCAATCGCATGATCGCGGCGCTGCTGCTCGGCAGCACGCTGGTCAATATCGGCGGCTCCGCCTTCACCACCAGCGTGCTCGTCTATCTCACCGGCGAGAGCGGCGCGATCTACGCCACCATCATCATGACGGTGCTGCTGCTGGTGTTCGCCGAGGTGCTGCCGAAGACGGTGGCGATCAACCACCCCGATCGCCTGTCGCTGCGCGTCGCGCGCGTCATCAATGTGTTCGTCGCCGTGTTCGGCCCGCTGCTCATCGCGGTCGAGGCCTTCGTGCGCGCGGTGCTGAAGCTGTTCGGGGTCGAGATCGGCCATGGCCGCACGCTGCTGTCGCCCTATGACGAGCTGAAGAGCGCCGTCGACATTCTGCACGAGGAGGGCACGGTCGAGCGCAATTGGCGCGACATGTTCGGCGGCGTTCTCGATCTGCAGATTCTGCATGTCGGCGATGTGATGATCCATCGCACCAAGATGCGCACGATCGACGCCGATCTTCCGCCCGACGAGATCGTGCGCGAGGTGCTGGCCTCGCCCTTCACGCGCATGCCCCTGTGGCGCGATCGGCCGGATAATTTCATCGGCGTCATCCATTCCAAGGATTTATTGCGCGCGCTCGATGCGGTGAATGCCGATTTCTCCAAGCTCGACATCGACGACATCGCGCTCGAGCCCTGGTTCGTGCCGGAGTCGACCTCGCTCGAGGATCAGCTGCAGGCGTTCTTGAAGCGCAAGACGCATTTCGCGCTGGTCGTCGACGAATATGGCGAGGTGATGGGGCTCGTGACGCTCGAGGATATCTTAGAGGAGATCGTCGGCGACATCAGGGACGAGCACGATCTCGCCATGCAGGGCGTGCGTCCGCAGCCGGACGGCTCGGTGCTGGTCGACGGCGCCGTGCCGGTGCGCGATCTCAACCGCGTGATGGAATGGAGCCTGCCGGACGAGGAGGCGACGACGATCGCCGGCCTCGTCATTCACGAGGCGGCGGCGATCCCGGAAGCGGGCCAAGTGTTCAACTTCCACAATTTCCGCTTCGAGGTCATGCGCAAGATGCGCAATCGCATCACCGTGCTGAAGGTGACGCCGGCGGAGGCGAAGCCGCCGGAGTGA
- a CDS encoding PhzF family phenazine biosynthesis protein, translating to MKLRFHTLDVFTDRRFAGNPLAVVLAADALDGATMQKIAREFNLSETVFVLEPLDPVNTARLRIFTPSAELPFAGHPTIGAAALIASRRAPDMLARNGLVVALEEEIGVLRCDVSAGAEGRVFARFAAPRLPWGGGEPPQTAALAAALGLESADIGFRRHAPSRFSAGVEFLFVPVNSRAALDRAQPDLSAFGAVLGASRGAYLYTTETMAQDSAVLARSFPHGVGVAEDPATGSAAAAFAAVAHAFEAPEDGEHEFVIEQGYRVGRPSRIIVGSRIECGQLAAVSVAGASIGVLSGELEL from the coding sequence ATGAAGCTGCGCTTCCACACGCTCGACGTTTTCACGGATCGCCGCTTCGCCGGCAATCCGCTCGCCGTCGTGCTCGCGGCCGACGCGCTCGATGGCGCGACGATGCAGAAGATCGCGCGCGAGTTCAATTTGAGCGAGACGGTTTTCGTCCTGGAGCCGCTCGACCCGGTGAACACGGCGAGGCTGCGCATCTTCACCCCTTCGGCGGAGCTGCCCTTCGCCGGCCATCCGACCATCGGCGCCGCGGCGCTGATCGCTTCACGGCGCGCGCCGGACATGTTGGCGCGCAATGGTCTGGTCGTGGCGCTCGAGGAGGAGATCGGCGTCCTGCGCTGCGACGTCTCGGCCGGCGCCGAAGGGCGCGTCTTCGCTCGTTTCGCCGCGCCGCGCCTGCCGTGGGGCGGAGGCGAGCCGCCGCAGACGGCCGCGCTCGCCGCGGCGCTCGGCCTCGAATCGGCCGATATCGGCTTTCGCCGTCATGCGCCCTCGCGCTTTTCCGCCGGCGTCGAGTTTCTCTTCGTGCCGGTGAATTCGCGCGCCGCCCTCGATCGCGCCCAGCCCGACCTGTCCGCCTTCGGCGCGGTCCTCGGCGCCTCGCGCGGCGCCTATCTCTACACCACCGAGACGATGGCGCAGGACAGCGCCGTGCTGGCGCGCTCCTTTCCGCATGGCGTCGGCGTCGCCGAGGATCCGGCGACCGGCTCGGCGGCGGCGGCTTTCGCCGCGGTCGCCCACGCCTTCGAGGCGCCGGAGGACGGCGAGCACGAATTCGTCATCGAGCAGGGATATCGTGTGGGCCGGCCGTCGCGGATCATCGTCGGCTCGCGCATCGAATGCGGACAACTCGCCGCCGTCTCCGTGGCCGGGGCCAGCATCGGCGTGCTGAGCGGGGAGCTCGAGCTGTGA
- the pstS gene encoding phosphate ABC transporter substrate-binding protein PstS, with the protein MHIYGFARGATLAAAVLVAAPALAYDISGAGATFPLPVYARWAQSYSKETGDRVNYQSIGSGGGIRQVKARTVTFGASDQPLTAAELEAAGLIQWPQVAGGVVAIVNLDGLKAGDLVLDGPTLARIYLGEIARWDDAAIAALNPKSKLPAQPIVVVHRSDGSGTTFCFTDYLSHASAKWKETVGENVAVDWPLGMGAKGNEGVANNVATAKGAIGYVEFAYAKQSGSTVVHMVNHDGRVVAPSKESFRAAADNADWAHAPGFFRLLTDQPGAQSWPIAAATFILLPKTPKDAEAARVALKFFDWAFVKGGAAAEELDYEPMPSSVIALIRKSWSENLKDAEGKPLVR; encoded by the coding sequence ATGCATATTTATGGTTTTGCCCGGGGCGCGACGCTCGCGGCGGCGGTTCTCGTCGCCGCTCCCGCCCTCGCCTATGACATCTCCGGCGCCGGCGCGACCTTTCCCTTGCCGGTCTATGCGCGATGGGCGCAGAGCTACAGCAAGGAAACCGGCGATCGGGTCAATTATCAGTCGATCGGCTCCGGCGGCGGCATTCGCCAGGTGAAGGCGCGCACGGTCACCTTCGGCGCCTCGGACCAGCCGCTCACCGCCGCCGAGCTGGAGGCGGCCGGGCTCATCCAATGGCCGCAGGTGGCGGGCGGCGTCGTCGCCATCGTCAATCTCGACGGACTGAAAGCCGGCGACCTCGTTCTCGACGGGCCGACGCTGGCGCGCATCTATCTCGGCGAGATCGCGCGCTGGGACGATGCGGCGATCGCCGCGCTCAATCCGAAATCGAAGCTGCCGGCGCAGCCGATCGTCGTCGTGCATCGCTCCGACGGATCGGGCACGACCTTCTGCTTCACCGATTATCTTTCGCACGCCTCAGCGAAGTGGAAGGAGACGGTCGGCGAGAATGTCGCGGTGGACTGGCCGCTCGGCATGGGCGCCAAGGGCAATGAGGGCGTCGCCAATAATGTCGCCACCGCCAAGGGCGCGATCGGCTATGTCGAGTTCGCCTATGCGAAGCAGAGCGGCTCCACCGTCGTTCACATGGTCAATCACGACGGCAGGGTGGTGGCGCCGAGCAAGGAGAGCTTTCGCGCCGCCGCGGACAACGCCGATTGGGCGCATGCGCCGGGCTTCTTTCGCCTGCTGACCGATCAGCCCGGCGCGCAGTCCTGGCCGATCGCCGCCGCGACCTTCATCCTGCTGCCGAAGACGCCGAAGGATGCGGAGGCGGCGCGAGTGGCGCTGAAATTCTTCGATTGGGCCTTCGTCAAAGGCGGCGCGGCGGCGGAGGAGCTCGACTATGAGCCGATGCCCTCCTCGGTGATCGCGTTGATCCGCAAGAGCTGGAGCGAGAATTTGAAGGACGCGGAGGGGAAGCCGCTAGTCCGTTAG
- a CDS encoding SH3 domain-containing protein, with amino-acid sequence MPESPTFRPRNAEPGSLLAVLSLAAALLFAGAAPAQQQIGPVSGLALPRFVSLKSDRVNLHEGPSKEHPTLWVYERAGLPVEITAEFETWRKIRDSEGTEGWVLHSLLSGRRTALVAPWKKEPALAYARDRSTPLARLSPGVVANLRLCDGSWCRVSGDGFDGYVHQENLWGVYPGEKID; translated from the coding sequence ATGCCCGAATCGCCGACTTTCCGCCCACGAAACGCCGAGCCGGGCTCGCTCCTCGCCGTCCTCTCGCTCGCCGCCGCGCTGCTCTTTGCGGGCGCGGCCCCGGCGCAGCAGCAGATCGGCCCGGTCTCCGGCCTCGCGCTGCCGCGATTCGTCAGCCTCAAATCGGACCGGGTCAATCTCCACGAGGGGCCGAGCAAGGAGCATCCGACCCTCTGGGTCTATGAGCGCGCCGGCCTGCCGGTGGAGATCACCGCAGAATTCGAGACATGGCGCAAGATTCGCGATTCCGAGGGGACGGAGGGGTGGGTGCTGCACTCGCTGCTCTCCGGCCGCCGCACGGCGCTGGTCGCCCCGTGGAAGAAGGAGCCCGCGCTCGCCTACGCCCGCGACCGCTCGACCCCCCTCGCCCGGCTGTCGCCCGGCGTCGTCGCCAATCTGCGCCTTTGCGACGGCTCGTGGTGCCGCGTCTCTGGCGACGGATTCGACGGCTATGTCCACCAGGAGAATTTGTGGGGCGTGTATCCGGGCGAGAAGATCGATTGA
- a CDS encoding nuclear transport factor 2 family protein, with translation MTDFDDLFAARPPGLDRAEILRRAELLATWRADMPNSFAILRGLFSPDVACEFIGDKSRIPYAGRHVGVEALIAVVRVIHIEFEQSNHEIEDIVVDGGRVAVRRRVDWRHRGTGRRGRVDLAEFARFENGLIVEMIEFRDSMAILAMQDEPSWP, from the coding sequence ATGACTGATTTCGATGATCTATTTGCCGCGCGTCCGCCGGGCCTCGACCGCGCCGAAATCCTGCGTCGCGCCGAGCTGCTCGCCACTTGGCGGGCCGATATGCCGAACAGTTTCGCGATTTTGCGTGGGCTCTTTTCACCGGACGTCGCCTGCGAGTTCATCGGCGACAAATCCCGCATCCCCTATGCCGGCCGGCATGTCGGAGTCGAAGCGCTGATCGCCGTCGTGCGCGTCATCCATATCGAGTTCGAGCAGTCGAATCACGAAATCGAGGACATCGTCGTCGATGGCGGCCGCGTGGCCGTGCGGCGCCGGGTCGATTGGCGGCATCGCGGCACCGGCCGGCGCGGCCGCGTCGATCTCGCCGAATTCGCGCGCTTCGAAAATGGTCTCATCGTGGAGATGATCGAATTTCGTGATTCCATGGCCATATTGGCGATGCAGGACGAGCCGAGCTGGCCGTGA
- a CDS encoding nuclear transport factor 2 family protein, producing MHPEADDRDEERGRALKRDIFAITQLRMAGALDAMMKYFAADVVVHYRCTKEGLFLPGELHGVDAFRENIRLTDAAYEPLGFEVLDILAQGDTGVVRWRNSWRCRGTGRVATLDMAHFLRWRNGSIVEVFEYLDYHGWGATADEARLDK from the coding sequence TTGCATCCCGAGGCCGACGATAGAGACGAGGAGCGCGGCCGCGCCCTCAAACGGGACATTTTCGCGATCACGCAGCTGCGCATGGCGGGCGCGCTCGACGCGATGATGAAATATTTCGCGGCCGATGTCGTCGTTCACTACCGCTGCACAAAGGAAGGGCTCTTCCTTCCCGGCGAGCTGCACGGAGTGGACGCGTTCCGGGAGAATATTCGCCTCACCGACGCCGCATACGAGCCGCTCGGCTTCGAGGTGCTCGATATTCTGGCGCAAGGCGACACGGGAGTGGTGCGCTGGCGCAACTCCTGGCGCTGCCGCGGGACGGGCCGGGTCGCCACGCTCGATATGGCGCATTTCTTGCGGTGGCGAAACGGATCGATTGTCGAGGTGTTCGAATATCTCGACTATCATGGCTGGGGGGCGACGGCGGACGAGGCGCGTCTCGACAAGTGA
- a CDS encoding NUDIX hydrolase, producing MSAAIELITVDRLRCVVAEHDWAFDRERSAEIDAHWRARLSANPALYDGPVLLAHEVEPVRDADGGDALQVKFFHTRFSRFLAWRDFGFPGEGVQNCFSMPALRSADGAFLLGEMGVGHSAAGAIYFPAGTPDPSDIRDGFVDLEDNLLRELQEETGVARGEVRLEPRWTIALAGPRVACLRIAHCVETAAALERRITAFLAAQEKPELAGVRMAARRADLAEPRLLDFIRRFLEPLLPE from the coding sequence GTGAGCGCGGCGATCGAGCTCATCACCGTCGACCGCCTCCGCTGCGTCGTCGCAGAGCATGATTGGGCCTTCGACCGCGAGCGCTCGGCGGAGATCGACGCCCATTGGCGCGCGCGCCTTTCCGCCAATCCCGCCCTCTATGACGGGCCGGTGCTGCTCGCCCATGAGGTCGAACCGGTCCGCGACGCCGACGGCGGCGACGCTCTGCAGGTGAAGTTCTTTCACACGCGCTTCTCGCGCTTTCTCGCCTGGCGCGATTTCGGCTTTCCGGGCGAGGGGGTGCAGAATTGCTTCTCCATGCCGGCGCTGCGCTCGGCCGACGGCGCCTTTCTGCTCGGCGAGATGGGCGTCGGCCACTCGGCCGCCGGCGCGATCTATTTTCCTGCCGGCACGCCCGATCCGAGCGACATTCGTGATGGATTCGTCGATCTCGAGGACAATCTGCTGCGTGAGCTGCAGGAGGAGACCGGCGTCGCTCGAGGAGAGGTGCGGCTCGAGCCGCGCTGGACCATCGCGCTGGCCGGGCCGCGCGTCGCCTGCCTGCGCATCGCCCATTGCGTCGAGACGGCGGCGGCGCTGGAGCGGCGGATCACGGCCTTCCTCGCGGCGCAGGAGAAGCCCGAGCTCGCCGGCGTGCGCATGGCCGCCCGCCGCGCCGACCTCGCGGAACCGCGGCTGCTCGACTTCATCCGCCGCTTTTTGGAGCCGCTTCTGCCCGAATAG
- the irrA gene encoding iron response transcriptional regulator IrrA yields MQDEMRTAEERARDAARSLRGRLIAAGMRPTRQRVALGELLFRGGHRHVTAEKLYEEARAAALPVSLATVYNTLHQLTDIGLLREIAVDGARVYFDTNVSEHHHFLIEDGDALVDIPGAEIDVVNLPAPPPGMRIARVDVVVRLVKDQRRRG; encoded by the coding sequence ATGCAGGACGAAATGCGGACAGCCGAGGAGCGCGCGCGGGACGCGGCGCGCAGCTTGCGCGGGCGACTCATCGCCGCCGGCATGCGGCCGACGCGCCAGCGCGTGGCGCTGGGCGAGCTGCTGTTCCGCGGCGGCCATCGCCATGTGACGGCCGAGAAGCTCTATGAGGAGGCGCGCGCCGCCGCTCTGCCGGTCTCTCTCGCCACCGTCTACAACACGCTGCACCAGCTCACCGACATCGGCCTCCTGCGCGAGATCGCGGTCGATGGCGCGCGCGTCTATTTCGACACCAATGTCAGCGAGCATCATCACTTCCTCATCGAGGATGGCGACGCTCTGGTGGATATTCCCGGGGCCGAGATCGATGTGGTGAATTTGCCCGCGCCGCCGCCGGGGATGCGAATCGCCCGAGTCGATGTGGTGGTGCGATTGGTGAAGGACCAGCGGCGGCGAGGCTGA